A window of the Oncorhynchus masou masou isolate Uvic2021 chromosome 13, UVic_Omas_1.1, whole genome shotgun sequence genome harbors these coding sequences:
- the LOC135552089 gene encoding biogenesis of lysosome-related organelles complex 1 subunit 4-like, which translates to MEPRMENRVDVLSPLEESSAEVSRDSGIVSQSVSSLSMLSEALSNGTVSQSPSFDAAVLRSPSFNSEVPDTDQDHNEEDDILRHTTLSYSSYIRDTAGDEILGLEKSLEEMLTRVDEFVGMLDMIRNDTSQIVNENLPQIHRKSEEMRQIYRKIDKLDVFVKMVGANVNVMEEHVTQAEKEQGTLPGAFRKIFRTISVPSFLNKPASPSRQQHQELPPVLRTDDYFIPHPGH; encoded by the exons ATGGAGCCGAGGATGGAAAATAGGGTAGATGTTCTCTCCCCGCTGGAGGAGTCCAGTGCCGAGGTGAGTCGGGACAGTGGCATCGTGTCGCAGAGTGTGAGCAGTTTATCCATGTTGAGCGAGGCCCTAAGCAATGGTACCGTGTCGCAAAGCCCCAGCTTCGACGCAGCAGTCTTGCGGAGTCCGAGCTTCAACTCCGAGGTACCCGACACGGACCAAGACCACAACGAGGAGGATGATATCCTGAGACACACTACCCTAAGTTACTCCTCTTACATCAGAGATACTGCTGGAGACGAG ATCCTGGGTTTGGAGAAAAGTCTGGAGGAAATGCTTACTAGGGTGGATGAATTTGTTGGAATGCTTGACATG ATCCGCAACGACACATCACAGATTGTCAACGAGAACCTACCTCAAATACATAGAAAATCAGAAGAGATGAGACAAATATACAGAAAGATTGACAAGTTGGAT GTGTTTGTGAAGATGGTGGGTGCCAATGTGAATGTCATGGAGGAGCATGTCACACAGGCAGAGAAGGAACAAGGAACCCTGCCGGGCGCCTTCAGAAAGATCTTCCGTACCATTAGTGTCCCGAGCTTTCTAAAT AAACCAGCCAGCCCCAGTAGGCAGCAGCATCAGGAGCTTCCCCCAGTATTGAGAACAGATGATTATTTCATCCCACACCCAGGACACTGA
- the LOC135552088 gene encoding nuclear transport factor 2-like, giving the protein MASKPVWEQIGAGFVQHYYQQFDSDRTKLADLYTDASCLTWEGVGFQGHKAIMEKITSLPFQSIQHSITAQDHQPTPDSCVMSMVMGQLKADTDQVMGFQQTFLLKNVDNKWICTNDMFRLALHNFGA; this is encoded by the exons ATGGCAAGCAAACCGGTTTGGGAGCAGATAGGTGCAGGCTTTGTGCAACATTATTACCAACAGTTTGATTCTGATAGAACCAAACTCGCCGATCTCTAT ACTGATGCGTCATGTTTAACATGGGAAGGAGTTGGTTTCCAGGGGCATAAAGCCATTATGGAGAAGATCACT AGCTTACCGTTCCAGTCAATTCAGCACAGCATCACCGCACAGGACCACCAGCCCACGCCAGACAGCTGTGTAATGAGCATGGTGATGGGACAGCTCAAG GCTGACACGGACCAGGTGATGGGTTTTCAACAAACGTTCCTGCTGAAGAACGTGGACAACAAATGGATCTGCACAAATGACATGTTCAGATTGGCACTACATAACTTTGGAGCATAG